TGCAGGAAGGTAATTTCCAAACGATAAAAGGACCGATTTTTACAAATATACTTTTGGCGGATGAGATTAACCGGACACCGGCCAAAACGCAGGCTGCCTTATTGGAGGCAATGGAAGAAAAGCAAGTGACGATTCAAGGAAATACTTATAAACTCCCCGATGTCTTTTTTGTGGTGGCGACTCAAAACCCAATTGAGTTTGAAGGAACTTATCCATTACCCGAGGCTCAACAGGATCGGTTTTTATTGAAGCTGAACATTGATTTCCCTTCGTTTGAAGAAGAAACCAACGTATTAAAACAAGTGATGGAAGGCGGAAATGCTGAGGCAGTGATGGATGCCATAATAGATATGGACACCTTTTTATCCATACGTAGGGAAGTGGCAGCCATCACGTTGAATGATGATATCCTAAATTACATTATGCAAATTATACGACGGACAAGAAATATGGAGGCTGTCCGATTCGGGGCAAGTACGCGGGCGGCAATCTCCATTGCCAAAGCTGCGAGAAGCTGGGCATACTTAACCAACCGAGATTATGTAACGCCTGATGACGTTAAAATGGTTGCAAAACCTGCATTGCGACATCGTTTACAAATAGCTCCGCATATGGAATTGGAGGGAGTTGGCCTGGATGAAATCATTGAAGAACTTGTGGGAGCGGTTGCTGTTCCGCGATAGGGGCATTCTGCCGGCGAAGCGGCTGCTTGTTTTGTTTCTCATTTTTTCTATTGGTGTTACTGTCCTGGCTGCTTTTTCATCCGTGTCGTGGACTTGGTTGTTTGTTATGAATGGACTGCTTTTTTTCATTAGCCTGCTGGACTTATTGTTATCACCGAAGAGAAAAGATTTG
The genomic region above belongs to Virgibacillus doumboii and contains:
- a CDS encoding AAA family ATPase, with amino-acid sequence MRNELASLLEKYEERILGQSMNLKLLLSAVLADGHVLVEGVPGTGKTQMVRTLSDLLNGTFNRIQFTPDLLPSDITGSTIYNMQEGNFQTIKGPIFTNILLADEINRTPAKTQAALLEAMEEKQVTIQGNTYKLPDVFFVVATQNPIEFEGTYPLPEAQQDRFLLKLNIDFPSFEEETNVLKQVMEGGNAEAVMDAIIDMDTFLSIRREVAAITLNDDILNYIMQIIRRTRNMEAVRFGASTRAAISIAKAARSWAYLTNRDYVTPDDVKMVAKPALRHRLQIAPHMELEGVGLDEIIEELVGAVAVPR